In Cucurbita pepo subsp. pepo cultivar mu-cu-16 chromosome LG10, ASM280686v2, whole genome shotgun sequence, the DNA window GTGTGGCCCGGATGATACTGACCCAAATCCTATTCTGAGAGGAAGATTGGTTCTGCGAAGCAAATTGAATCCAGAATTTAAAGCTTCAACTCTGTGCAAAATAATTCTATTTCCTTGTACATAAAGGGGAGTGGCGGACTGCAAAAGCTTCCATGGCGGAGACGACAGGAAAAGAGGACCATGAAAgggaaaaatcaattttgagagaggagaaagaagccTCGTTGAGTGATAACCGAAGGGAGACAGAGGCTGGGATGGGAAAGAAGAAAGCGGAGAGAAGGGAGCtgaaattgtacatgtggtgGTCGTAAGGAAGGTTTTGAACCGACTGGGATTCTTCTTGATTAGAGCTTTAAGAGACCTAAAAATCGCCATTAGTAGGTCATTTTCTTTCCGATTTAGGCCTTTCTAAAGGTGAAGGTCGCTACTCCTCCGAGGTAGACGGTGGATTCTAGTCGGTGTGCCTGCAATTAGGTTTTACAGGTTTCGGATGAAGACGACGGCGAACACGTGGATTTTCCTCAGACAATGGATGGGCTTTTTGACAAGCCCATGGACCATTTCAGCCCGATAATAAAAAACACACGTGGATTTTCTTCAGACAATGCCTGGGCTTTTTGACAAGCCCATGGACCTTTTCACCCGATGATAAAAACACACGTGGATTTTATTCAGACAATGCCTGGGAGaaaatcatttgtttttttttgttttttttgttttttttggtgacaaaaattattattcaaacttATGGTTCAAGATATATGAAATAATAACTTAAGATCAGGCACCACTGAACACAAAACAAATTAGTATCTCCATTATATCCCATTTTCAAGGACCCAGTGTTCAAAACCttccaattgaagaaaaatcatAAGATTTGTTGATTTATGCTATAAACATTATGGATGCCAAGCAAAAGCATTGCTGCTTCAATCTCACTCTTGTTAGAAtgaaggagaaaagaaagattaatgaTTGTTCCAAATACAATCTTCTGTTGAGAGCCGCCATGGCTTAATTTCCTTCTCCAGTAAAGAAAAAACGTTGCAATCCATGAAATGAAGCACAAACAGATAAGGGAAATCAGaagcaaaacaaagaaacaagacCCTTTAGAAGTGGAGCAGGAAATGAAGATCAAATGGGAAAGTCGTGTTTGAGAATCCTGTAACTGAAACCAGGAATCCCATTGAAGCGATTGCTTTTTGACAATTCAACAGCACTGCAGATGTTAGGGAGAATCCCATTATtgccttttctcttcttccactTCCAAGTCAAGGACACAAGCCAAAAGCTTCCCTTACAATCGCTTCTCCTCGAAGCATCTCCACTTATCCTCTGAGAGCTGCCATGGCGTTCCACCTCAAACTTGGTGAAGTACTCAATCTCCTTCATCACCAGCGACCCCACAGTGCCTCGCGTGCCAATTGCAAGTGGAGCAATACCATCCATTTTCTCAGAGAGGCTTCTGCTTCTGCTCATCCTTTTATACATTCTACTGCCTTCACACGCCCTTTTCTCGAGGACTTTTGGGGTTGCTTTGAGTTTAGGCCATCCATCTCCTTGTTTGATGAAACTTGCTTTACATAAAGTTGATAATATTAAGTTTCTGCGTGATTGGTGGATTCTGGGAGCCAAATGGACATCATACTCTACTTGTTATTTGCTCTGGAGGCATGTTTCTCCATTATAATGTCTTTCTTAAGATCTCTTTTAACTTGTTTGGCCATCATTAGCACAGGCATGCCCTCATGGGTTTCCTGAgagtttttcatttctttctcttatGATTATAAACCAGAGAACCAAACAGGAGCCTGCCCATTGTTATCTTGCCTTTTGCTCCTTGCCATCATTTTAGTATTCCTAACAGGGTAAGGATGATTTAGAGTTCTCATTCAGTGGTGATGCTAGATCCGCCCTTATGACCTTAAATGGCATACCTCAGATGTACCATTTCTATCTAATCCACAAAAAAGGTTCAATCTTGAGTCACAACATGctgtaattttattcttttatttaagtCATAATAAACTGAAAACTACAGCGTTCTTTTCTCTGAAGCTTGAAACTGTTTTTGGGTCTAGAAAGTGAAAGAAATTTGTCTCAAATAGCAAGTGAACCAATTCTAAAACCTATATCTAAATTAACAGGAAGTGTTCAGAAGAGAAAATAGTAGAGGGTTAGGGAACAGACAAGACCAGACAAGTAGAAGCCCCTTCAATTGATCAGATTTCCATTAATCATCCAAGAATGCTGAATATGGCTTCAGAAATTTATGTAATGTAATGTGCCTTCCAACACAAAAACCTGAAGAAACAGAATTAAGTTTCAGGAGTCTATCAAAACCAACTAGTCAGAATGATCCTCACAAGTTGAATGCATCAATATGTTGACTACCATGATTAATCGCTCCCGCGCATCTCAAATGCACTTATGATTATCGAGCCAGGTTTGTTACGAAAGAATCGAACATCTGTTTCAGAATAGTCTTTACTTCATCCTCTGCAAATATGAATTCAATAGCATCTCTTGCCAGCTGAAATATTTCCCTTTTTCCAAGACCTGTCAAGAGAAAACGAGGGGCCTCAGACCATTATCTTTAAATCTAATGTTCATTGCATTTATCATGAACAATATAGTTCTTAGTTACCAAACGCAGAGACTGCCAAACTGTATTCTTTTGAAACGCTGGTGGAGAAAACCCCAGAATCATCAGTGCAGATTACTAAAGGATGGTTTGCTTTATACAAGTCAGCTGCATTGCCAATCACAGGTTGTTACAATGGTGATTCTAACTTTATGTGCATAGAATAACCCAAAAGATTACTATGAATTTCTTAATTGAACCCTTCCAATACATTTAAGAATGAGAACTAACCAAAGTGATGAACATCtattgaagaaattgaattgGTCCTGATGTTGGATGTGAAGCAAATTTCAACCTGAAAGGAGAGAAAATCACATTTTAAGGTCATGCGGCAATTCAAGTTTCCCAAGTTTTATGATTGGAGAGGAATAGGACTCTTTAAGACAGATTCAAAGACATCGACAAAGCCGGGAGGAAAGGATGAAGATGTTCATTCACTCTAGAAGGAACGTCAGGTAATTTTAGaccatttgatttcttttggaCTAGAACTGTTTCTCTACTTAGAAAATCTTGAACTatctgcttttttttttcaaaattataaaaatattttcaagacTCCAATGTCATAACAAGAAATGGTCTAAACTCATGGTCAATAATCTTCAGCAAAAGGACCTAAGGATGTAAAAGAAAGCTAGTCTCAAGCAGCAGTGTCATCAAGAAGAGAAAACTCATGGCAGATATACTAGATTTCTGACCGGAATGTTCAAACGTTTCAGTTTCTCCCAGTCTTCTCCTTGAAAGAAACACGCATGGCCAACCCTCTGAGGCCAAAAGTCTAACATAGCTTGTATCTCCTTCGGATTAGGTACCTACAAGCACTAACTTCCAGGAATAAAGATCAAACTGGTGAGGGCATTTCAAGTCCCAGCAAGTGTGAGTACACGAAAAGATAGTGTACCTCGCCACAGTGAAGTGTTATGTCAAGgccattttcttttgcaaaTTGAAGAGCAGGCAAAAAGGTGGTCCTGCATCATGTTCAAGAAGGGTTAGATTCTATTCCaacttaaacaaaaaaaagctTTTGTGAAAAATGGCCTTGGGAATATACCATTCACCCACAATTGGATTTCCTGAAAGATCAATACCAACTACTCCCACATCTTTCAATTCCAGTGCAAGTTTCACCTGCAATAAGTAGTGCAAGATAAACGTGATCGTTTCATCCACTATCCGAGGTGTAAGCTCAAGGTAaagtttgttttgctaacATACAGTTTCCATGGCATCCTCAGTCGTCTCTCGTCGGTCAATGCTCAAAAGAAGTCTAACATATATCCTTTTTCTTGGAGTAACATTTCTAGCATTGTCTATAGGCAGAGAATTCAACGAACTTCGGGCATCAACATCATGTGGCATGAAAGCAACATCGACGCTACTGATACTTTTCAGACCTTCCACAACTGCTTCCATGTATGACCGTTTGGTCATTCCAATTGActtgtttttctgtttaaaAGGAAATCCACACCAAGCAAGTTGATTTATAATCTCCACAACTAAGCCTAACCCCTAGAGAACGAGAAAGTACATTCCTGAATTGAAGGCAACTGATAGAATACCTTTGGAGTTGTTCTTAACTCAAGGTAAACAACATTCTCAGAAGCAAAGTCTTCAATAACCTGGTTAAAAGTAGAATTGATAGGAGAAAGTTACACAGCGTACATCTacaattaatgattttttaaaaaaaggaaaaaaaaaaaaaaaagatgtttACATACTTCTCTGGTGATTCTCGTAATAGTTGTATGATCAGTGGTGACCATGTGGATCAGGTCAAACAACTTGAACACTTCAACAAGAGAACGGTCACCTGAATGAAGAGACACATAAGAACTCTGTCCCTCAAGCTATACtttgtttggattttgaaaaCATTACAGGCAAGCAAACAAAGAAACCTACGACTGAGAGTAgttttataagcttaattctcaaaaaccaaaaagaaaaagtcaaataattatcaaatagaGCTGTAGATATTGGTGTACGGATTTTATGCAACATGGAAAAAAGAGTACATATTACAATATCGAGAACCCTATAAGAAAACTACAAAAGCTTGAGTTAATGGCCATGTTTGGAGCTTGCAGGCATTacataacataaatttcaaagcATTGAATTAGAAATGTAATCGGTGTTAATTTTGTTGCACATTCCCAAAACAACTAGAATCCAAGAAGtaaggaagaaagaaacgGCGTACTTTTGAGGATGACATGCTCGAAATCAGAAAACACTAAGACGCCCTTCTCACCCAACTCTCTGGCAAGCTCCCTGTAAGAGAAACACCATCTCAGACGCAAATAAGTGAAAATCAAAAGTGGCGCAAGTATAGAGAAGACAGAAAATGGATATAATAGGGAGAAGAAGGTCACAGTAAAGTAGAGTCTCTGATGGAGCCATTGAGATGAGCATGAAGCTCCACTTTCGGCATCGACTCGCACCATTCCATTTCTGCTTCTCTATCTCTTTGGCTCTACAGCTGAATGTGTTGCTGAAGAACAACAATCTTACCCAACACCATTGACTCTCATAACTGCTATGTGCTATCTCTGAAATCCGTATTCCTCCCTTCGTTCAGGGTTGACTATATCTCTTTGGGCCGGGCTCAATATTCTAAAAAACACCACTCCATGGGCCTCACTATACGGCCCAATAAGAACCACTGGCCCACATTATACTTCACTCATCTAATTTGTAGTACACAATTTATGGATAAAATAATACtcatttaatgttattttgatttatttaattcatgctaataaaaagaaaattaatattacaagttcaaaaatgtattataaattttaaaatcataaggaCTAAATAGGcatagaattttttattttaaatataaaataatattgaagatAAGAACATtgttgaatgaagaaaattaatagtttCAACAACCTCTACACCATATGGATGCAATTACTGCTGCAAGTTgtcgcatttattttcttataacctaattctattatttttctctttcatgtacgaattcaaatc includes these proteins:
- the LOC111803725 gene encoding uncharacterized protein LOC111803725, yielding MDGIAPLAIGTRGTVGSLVMKEIEYFTKFEVERHGSSQRISGDASRRSDCKGSFWLVSLTWKWKKRKGNNGILPNICSAVELSKSNRFNGIPGFSYRILKHDFPI
- the LOC111803215 gene encoding adenosine deaminase-like protein is translated as MEWCESMPKVELHAHLNGSIRDSTLLELARELGEKGVLVFSDFEHVILKSDRSLVEVFKLFDLIHMVTTDHTTITRITREVIEDFASENVVYLELRTTPKKNKSIGMTKRSYMEAVVEGLKSISSVDVAFMPHDVDARSSLNSLPIDNARNVTPRKRIYVRLLLSIDRRETTEDAMETVKLALELKDVGVVGIDLSGNPIVGEWTTFLPALQFAKENGLDITLHCGEVPNPKEIQAMLDFWPQRVGHACFFQGEDWEKLKRLNIPVEICFTSNIRTNSISSIDVHHFADLYKANHPLVICTDDSGVFSTSVSKEYSLAVSAFGLGKREIFQLARDAIEFIFAEDEVKTILKQMFDSFVTNLAR